A single Leptospira bandrabouensis DNA region contains:
- a CDS encoding AAA family ATPase: MKILEIKNKGSIPFPDGITWTPGDDSKIAIVGDNGSGKTTLLDTLSMAFYGVTPNRRSESGREEGAIYGCFKDKTSSIEVKAEFNGKLIHVKRLIDPIAKTQKPYLYVDGKAVTEGKLKEFQEKFLEHTDLPEELFLSALYHSQKGKGHIVSLDQAGSRELLGNLLGFQEYDSEFELLESERKALESSIAADDVLFKNLNFIIEGESNAQNSLSDDLKEKTKVEGELLSLEKVLSEIQQRLADYKAGSTEVRELIESKKTLSADKEVLEKEIEDLSERLRNNEALKEKEPEIRTAVEKKNCLEKEISELDKSILEIKTKIDIETKAIENSNKEVTLELEKLENQKTSTRNEFDTANTLLSEYRSKLAKLTSEVTECQKKASLLERVPCNGVEVSGKQLTEACELLADAVKSKGRIEELQKEFDSITLQVESQVKKIDSSKLEMQRIDSEKLLTSEKLKTFDSVKELRNKEDEIRKQISEKKTEISTFDETLKHLAHLDLIDERIRDYQAKIDISTNKKKDLESKLSEIESLITAKQSDVDGQLLIEKELSEARSKKTILNQRRDELVSNISKFESKLLQVKEAKEKLESLGTKTKLERLGRIKNLCEALSPKGVRALKLDASGPEISATINDVLSECYGSRFQVSFKTTKETGKGTIKEDFSIAVYDEETGEETFVDNKSGGQEAIIKEGISLGVAVYKIQKTGKAIETLIRDEADGGLTQKNAYLYQKMLDKAMTLGGFKQVIFVSHKPEIQDLADCVFRVADGKIEKTQREVISL, encoded by the coding sequence ATGAAAATCTTGGAAATAAAAAACAAAGGATCTATCCCATTTCCAGACGGGATCACATGGACTCCCGGAGATGATTCAAAGATTGCCATCGTTGGCGATAACGGATCCGGGAAAACAACACTTTTAGACACTCTTTCGATGGCATTCTATGGAGTGACACCAAACAGACGTTCGGAATCAGGAAGAGAAGAGGGTGCGATTTACGGATGTTTCAAAGACAAAACATCCTCCATCGAAGTGAAAGCCGAATTCAATGGAAAGCTGATTCACGTAAAAAGACTCATCGATCCAATTGCGAAAACTCAAAAGCCTTATCTCTATGTCGATGGGAAAGCAGTCACAGAAGGGAAGCTCAAAGAATTCCAAGAAAAGTTTTTGGAACACACTGATCTTCCGGAGGAACTTTTCCTATCGGCTCTGTACCACAGCCAAAAAGGGAAGGGTCACATCGTGTCCCTGGACCAAGCAGGATCCAGAGAGCTTCTCGGAAACCTTTTGGGATTCCAAGAATACGATTCGGAATTCGAGCTTCTTGAAAGTGAAAGAAAGGCTCTTGAGAGTAGCATTGCTGCAGATGATGTATTGTTTAAAAATTTAAACTTTATCATCGAAGGCGAATCGAATGCTCAGAATAGTTTGAGTGATGATCTGAAAGAAAAAACCAAAGTGGAAGGCGAACTTCTATCTTTGGAAAAAGTTCTATCAGAAATCCAACAAAGGTTAGCGGATTACAAAGCAGGATCTACAGAAGTTCGAGAATTGATTGAATCTAAAAAAACTCTTTCAGCTGACAAAGAGGTTTTGGAAAAGGAAATCGAGGATCTATCCGAGAGACTCAGAAACAACGAGGCTTTAAAAGAAAAAGAACCTGAGATCAGAACTGCAGTCGAAAAGAAAAATTGTTTGGAAAAAGAGATTTCGGAATTGGATAAATCAATCCTAGAAATCAAAACCAAAATCGATATCGAAACGAAGGCAATTGAAAATTCAAATAAAGAGGTGACTCTTGAACTTGAAAAACTCGAAAACCAGAAGACATCGACTCGCAATGAATTTGATACTGCGAACACACTCCTTTCCGAGTATCGATCGAAGCTCGCAAAGTTGACTTCGGAAGTGACCGAATGCCAAAAGAAAGCAAGCCTTCTCGAAAGAGTTCCCTGCAATGGAGTTGAAGTATCAGGCAAGCAACTAACAGAAGCCTGCGAACTCCTGGCCGATGCTGTAAAATCGAAAGGTCGAATCGAAGAGCTACAGAAAGAATTTGATTCGATTACTCTACAAGTGGAATCGCAGGTTAAAAAAATTGATTCTTCTAAGTTGGAAATGCAAAGAATCGATTCCGAAAAATTGCTCACATCCGAAAAACTGAAAACTTTCGATTCAGTTAAGGAGCTAAGAAACAAAGAAGATGAAATCAGAAAACAAATTTCAGAAAAGAAAACTGAAATCTCTACTTTCGATGAAACTCTAAAACATCTTGCTCATTTAGATTTAATAGATGAACGGATCCGTGATTATCAGGCTAAAATCGATATCTCAACGAACAAGAAAAAGGATTTGGAATCGAAGCTTTCCGAAATCGAATCTTTGATCACCGCAAAACAATCCGATGTTGATGGACAACTTTTAATTGAGAAGGAACTGAGCGAAGCCCGATCCAAAAAGACAATTTTGAATCAGAGAAGAGATGAGCTTGTATCTAATATTTCCAAATTTGAATCAAAACTTTTACAGGTAAAAGAAGCAAAAGAGAAACTGGAATCACTTGGTACCAAGACTAAATTGGAAAGGCTTGGACGGATCAAAAATCTTTGCGAGGCCCTTTCTCCAAAAGGTGTTCGGGCCCTAAAGCTGGATGCGAGTGGTCCAGAGATTTCAGCAACCATCAATGATGTTCTTTCGGAATGCTACGGATCCCGATTTCAAGTATCCTTTAAAACAACAAAGGAAACTGGGAAAGGAACGATCAAAGAGGACTTCTCCATTGCAGTATACGATGAAGAGACCGGTGAGGAAACCTTCGTAGATAATAAATCCGGGGGACAGGAGGCCATCATCAAAGAAGGAATCTCATTAGGTGTGGCCGTATACAAGATTCAAAAAACAGGAAAGGCCATTGAAACTCTGATCCGAGATGAAGCGGATGGAGGACTTACACAAAAAAACGCCTACCTTTACCAAAAGATGTTGGATAAGGCGATGACGTTAGGTGGATTCAAACAGGTCATTTTCGTTTCACATAAACCGGAAATTCAGGATCTCGCTGACTGTGTTTTTCGAGTCGCGGATGGAAAAATAGAAAAAACACAACGTGAGGTAATTTCTCTATGA
- a CDS encoding metallophosphoesterase family protein, producing the protein MIKIGNIADIHLQGGFESKEAIALLKAGEIFRERNVDLVCVGGDIFEDVSTEEQRLVFKQFIDGFAANTPILVIRGNHDKPKELLCYQSRVFGNVYVSETPEIFDFYLGQEKERIQFLTIPHFSAGALALQSKSVEQLAEKGTNAFMDLLDSYYQKIQNADFPSFVPFHGTISDAKLDNDRIPRMNGIHLPLGLLESFGCPVVGGHYHKVQNVGGKVWYPGSITRQTWGEAKDDKGILIWTWNGGLWDEMPEFISLNPEPMISISAKWNGTEFIGESGETIDLTKISESNAKLRFRYTVDKELTHTIPTNLKEILSAVDPTVKIEKTTVTKIAVRNEEIAKTNDIEESLRIYFKSKGMEDFDIEIHLAERRAIIQAQEVKEEVAA; encoded by the coding sequence ATGATTAAGATTGGTAACATTGCAGACATCCATCTCCAAGGTGGATTCGAATCCAAGGAAGCAATCGCACTTCTCAAGGCAGGCGAAATCTTTCGGGAACGGAATGTGGACCTCGTATGCGTTGGTGGAGACATCTTTGAGGATGTTTCCACTGAAGAACAAAGGTTAGTTTTCAAACAGTTCATTGATGGATTTGCGGCAAATACTCCGATTCTTGTCATTCGAGGGAACCACGATAAACCGAAAGAACTCCTATGCTATCAGAGTCGAGTTTTTGGGAATGTTTATGTTTCGGAAACTCCTGAAATCTTTGATTTCTATCTAGGTCAGGAAAAAGAGCGTATCCAATTCCTTACGATTCCACATTTCTCTGCAGGTGCCCTGGCTCTCCAATCAAAGAGTGTCGAGCAGTTAGCGGAGAAAGGAACCAATGCATTTATGGATCTTTTGGATTCTTATTACCAAAAAATTCAGAATGCTGATTTTCCTTCTTTTGTTCCCTTTCACGGAACAATCTCGGATGCAAAATTGGATAACGACCGCATCCCTCGGATGAACGGAATTCACTTACCGCTCGGCCTACTCGAATCTTTTGGATGCCCGGTTGTTGGTGGCCACTACCACAAAGTACAAAATGTCGGTGGCAAGGTTTGGTATCCTGGATCGATCACTCGCCAAACATGGGGAGAGGCGAAAGACGATAAAGGAATTTTGATTTGGACTTGGAATGGAGGATTATGGGATGAAATGCCTGAATTCATTTCACTGAATCCAGAGCCGATGATTTCTATTTCTGCAAAGTGGAACGGAACCGAATTTATTGGGGAATCTGGTGAAACGATCGATCTGACAAAGATTTCGGAATCAAATGCAAAACTTCGATTTCGTTACACGGTAGATAAAGAACTCACTCACACAATTCCCACCAATCTGAAAGAGATTCTATCTGCAGTAGATCCAACGGTAAAAATCGAGAAAACTACAGTCACAAAAATTGCAGTTCGAAACGAGGAGATAGCAAAGACAAACGATATCGAAGAATCCCTTCGAATCTATTTCAAAAGCAAAGGGATGGAAGATTTTGATATCGAAATCCATCTCGCAGAACGTCGAGCTATCATTCAAGCTCAGGAAGTAAAAGAAGAGGTTGCGGCATGA
- a CDS encoding helix-turn-helix domain-containing protein, translating into MTNVRHRIKEVLAELKAEGHRQTQIAESLGITQASVSSYSRGEHDVSIPVAMLFEANYGYRKDWILNGELPKKVDSKNQLAEVARIAKQGRDLDSIPEIRDLLPDIKKLKEEDYNVLVTTIRRFLGKK; encoded by the coding sequence ATGACCAATGTTCGCCATAGAATTAAAGAAGTCTTAGCTGAATTAAAAGCGGAGGGACATCGCCAAACGCAAATTGCAGAAAGTTTAGGCATAACTCAAGCCTCTGTGAGTAGTTATTCTAGAGGCGAGCATGACGTTTCGATTCCTGTCGCGATGTTATTTGAGGCTAATTACGGTTACAGGAAAGATTGGATTTTAAACGGCGAACTTCCGAAGAAAGTAGATTCGAAAAACCAACTCGCCGAGGTCGCCAGGATCGCAAAACAGGGAAGAGATTTAGATTCTATTCCTGAAATTAGAGATCTTCTTCCAGATATTAAAAAACTGAAAGAAGAAGATTACAATGTACTTGTAACGACGATTAGAAGGTTTCTAGGGAAGAAATAA
- a CDS encoding DUF5131 family protein, producing the protein MAINSKIEWTESTWNPVTGCTKISAGCKHCYAETLTNRFESIWGAFSEVKLHPNRLELPIKKKTPTLYFVNSMSDIFHKDIPDDFILKIFKVMNNSPRHTFQVLTKRPERLKELNKKINWTSNIWMGVTIENKLAYKRLLPLIQSDAKTKFLSIEPLLESVSDINLDGIDWVILGGESGPNARPMKEEWAIEIRKLCSLKKIPFFFKQWGGVRKKNTGRLLRGKEYNQMPKTYKSSEFRQNVA; encoded by the coding sequence ATGGCAATAAACTCAAAAATTGAATGGACTGAATCAACCTGGAACCCCGTCACGGGGTGCACGAAGATAAGTGCTGGATGTAAACATTGTTATGCGGAAACACTGACAAACCGGTTTGAGAGTATTTGGGGCGCATTCTCTGAAGTGAAGCTACATCCAAACAGACTGGAATTGCCTATTAAAAAGAAAACTCCGACCTTATATTTTGTGAATTCGATGAGTGATATTTTTCATAAGGATATCCCGGATGATTTTATATTAAAAATTTTCAAAGTGATGAATAACAGTCCGAGACATACTTTTCAAGTTCTTACGAAACGACCTGAAAGATTAAAGGAATTAAATAAAAAAATCAACTGGACTTCTAACATCTGGATGGGAGTAACGATTGAAAATAAATTAGCATACAAACGATTACTTCCTCTTATTCAATCAGATGCTAAGACAAAGTTTTTATCAATCGAGCCACTCCTTGAGAGTGTTTCTGATATAAATTTAGATGGAATTGATTGGGTGATTTTGGGTGGAGAATCTGGCCCAAATGCCCGGCCGATGAAAGAGGAATGGGCGATCGAAATTAGAAAACTATGCTCTTTGAAAAAAATACCGTTCTTCTTTAAACAATGGGGTGGCGTTAGGAAAAAGAATACTGGGCGATTACTTCGTGGAAAAGAATATAACCAGATGCCTAAAACTTATAAAAGTTCTGAATTTCGCCAGAACGTGGCATAA